The window GCCGGTTCTGGTGAAGATCAGCACAGCCACTGAGCCTTGGAATATGGCAGTGAGTACTGTGGCCACCATGTGGGCCCCGTACCATTTTCCGGTCCCTGCGGAGGCTGCGGCGCATCCGGAGACGGCCCCGACAATGGTGAAGAAGTGGAGGAGGATGACGAAGAAGCCGCAGACGGAGGGGAGGAGGCGCAGGGAGAGGGTGAGGAAGATGCAACTGGAGGCTGCACCCAAGAGGATGTAGTTGCACAGAAGGAACACCTTGTGGGTGTGGTAGTGGGATGGAGACGCCCCTGCCACTGATGGGTTCGAGTTCAAACCTATACCCATCTCTCTCTCAATTCAACACTCCAATTCAGAGAAAAAAAGAAGATTTGGTTCTCTCTATTTCCAAGTTTGAAATTGGCTGGCAGCTCTGATAGATACTACTAGCTCGGTGTGGATCGCTTGGATTTGCAGGGTGGATTATATAGAAAGGGATGCCCAACGGTCATCTTTCAGTATAACCGTTGGAGCTGGCACTGGGCCCTACCACAGCTTAGCTGTTAATTCGAAACGGCTAGTTTTCTTTTCCTTTTTTTTGGCTTTCTTTTCGCCTTTTCGGTTTCGTTTTCGTGTCGGTGAATTCGAAAGGGGAAGTACTGGTTGGGCCGTAATTATTGGGCCTGAACTTGAGGTGATGGTGAGGGTCCAAACAGAAGAAAAGCCCAAAGCTCAGAATTACAAATATAATATATTGCACAACGAGCCCTTGTCTCCCCTTTCGGTGCCATGGCGAGGGTCGAAGAGAACGGCTTGGAGAATCCGCAAGAGAAAGAAGAAGGAGAAGAGAAGAAACCGCATCAATCAGGTGCGCGCCTGCTCGAATCGTTATTTGATTTGGTCAGCTGTATCATTAGCAATAGAGTTGGTAATAAAGAAAGGCGTTGGTTTTGATATTTGCAGGTTCCGAAGAGAAAAGGTTGGAGATGGAAACTCAAACTCTGAGTGATGTGGGATGGTTCATTCTCGGTGAAAATCAACAACACCTTGGGCCCTACGCATTCTCAGAGCTGCGCGGTGAGTTAGATATTCTGGAATAGAATGTTAGTTCAATTTCAGTTGTACTGGTTAGCTTGCTTATATATTTTACTTGGCATGGGCAGAGCACTTGTTAAATGGCTACCTCACCCACACTACGCTGGTCTGGTCTCAAGGAAGAAGCGAATGGCAGCCACTCTCCTCCATTCCTGATTTGGTCTCCCAAATTACTCCACAAATTCCAGGTTTGAATATGCTCCTCACCTTGTTCCTTTCACTTGATAGCTAGGTCATATAATTTCGTCTAATTTCTCTGCAGTGCCCCCCAGTGACAACGATGATGACTTTGAAAAATGGCAGAAGCAGATTACGGAGGCAGAACAAGCAGATAGTGATAGACCTTCCACACCACCGGAGGGCGAGGAAGAGTTCATTGACGATGATGGCACTCAGTATAAGTGGGATCGGGGTCTTAGGGCTTGGGTTCCTGAGGTTGTTTTTCTTGCTCAAGTCACAATCCCCTCGCCATAATTTGATTAGTGTTATTACTGATTCTTGATTAGCTCACTCAAATACAGATGCACACTTTGACTTTGGTGCAAGATTATTTTCTGACAGCATTTTAATCATAATTTGGTCGGTGGTATTCTTACATTCATATGCTAGTGCGCTAGATTTTAAGCTACATTCATCAAAGTTTTATTACGGTAGGTGCTGTTTTGCTCCTTTTCAAACTACTTTTGTAGTCTCCTCCTCAGCTCCTAGAAACAGATCCTTTTTCATCAAAACTCATCTCTCTCTAGAGTGAGGGGTCGTCTGGACAATTGTCACTCATCATATGCCTCTGTGGTGCTATTTTCTCTACTAGAATATAGTTTTTTCCTTTCCAAAGTTGGTGCTTCAATTGTCTCTTATTTGTGTATTTATGCTGGTGAATACTGACTGATAGAAACTGAAGAAGTTTTATATTGAACGAGAATGATACATATCCACATTTACATGTATACACTTTATTGATGTGTGGATATTTTTGTAATCTTATAAGAAGAAGGTTGACGTAGTTTAACACCATAAGTATGTTACCCTGCTGCAAAATATGTTGAAAGTTTATTTAAATATTTATACGGTTTACTTTTCTTTCTTTCCTGAATGCTTATTTGACTGATTTTCTGTCTAATAGGATAGCATGTTTGGGGTAGAGGATATGACTTTCTTGCAAGAAGAGGAAGTCTTTACGAATGTGAAACTTTCTAATGACTCTTCAAGGGAGGAAGTTAATGCAACCGGAAATTTTTCTGATCCTCCTAAAGAGAAAGACACGAATGTTAACCGTGAGGTAGAAGAAGGGATTCCAAATTCAAAGAGAAAACTATCGGATGTGGAAGATGTCAAAAAGGTACGAACCTTTTCACTTTTTTGATGATGCCTCATTATTCATTGATTGAAAGTTTATAATTACCAAAGGCTATTGTGCAAATGGG of the Fragaria vesca subsp. vesca linkage group LG6, FraVesHawaii_1.0, whole genome shotgun sequence genome contains:
- the LOC101296972 gene encoding uncharacterized protein LOC101296972 codes for the protein MGIGLNSNPSVAGASPSHYHTHKVFLLCNYILLGAASSCIFLTLSLRLLPSVCGFFVILLHFFTIVGAVSGCAAASAGTGKWYGAHMVATVLTAIFQGSVAVLIFTRTGDFLGELKSYVREEDASVILKLGGGLSILIFCLEWVVLTLAFFLKYYASVEGDHIQLGGNSRAAMRSSKVQQEEDLKDWPWPFQV